Proteins from one Leptidea sinapis chromosome 44, ilLepSina1.1, whole genome shotgun sequence genomic window:
- the LOC126977169 gene encoding uncharacterized protein LOC126977169 translates to MLEAFAVLAALSIPCQARNQQDYYIQQIDSSPGLYFDYLGYLKINSGQLNVIMPFDLSHFNSHIENINSALTIAQDLCKKTGLAQVEISCHNMISPLVARYSDMYKEFSSISHLLEKRSKRALIGGAGTIIKQIFGNLDETDGLRFNDAITSLHENQIKLASLMKNNILLTTSTISSYNDTVNKIRVNEINLNKAIDKLSIKLANVTNATNQMLLHFNMYQILNNLETSILTLSFQLEDLTNAVLFGDRNILHPSVITPQQLFKELVDNHQYLPNDLKLPGKLDLSSINVIINVSRLIYHYTNNKIFFILQIPLVSITEYVLFHSVALPTPHNLDKPNTFSLILPSSKYIAMTKDKTHYCTLNDLDICKNIVPGNYICDITNIYSSGMKPICESEFMTKMISETPKNCEYQFIYGHLDIWKSIENNKWLFIQSASNKVSIDCRNSKIFEFDILGTGILTLPSNCIGYCKSTTLIPKYNSLNVSVPIGYPSFNLLSDNCCNITKFNQLSYNVSPIELQNIDLDDFKLNKHIFLNQLQNIDKIIESPHIIKYGIHYSVLTIFICVIILFYVSYKFYKCVRPGSRPKVTIPKVIFKTKSEDIESNNSGLHEIPSPSIRTKI, encoded by the exons ATGCTCGAGGCATTCGCCGTATTAGCCGCCTTATC aaTACCATGTCAGGCTCGAAACCAACAAGACTATTACATACAACAGATAGATTCAAGCCCCGGACTTTATTTCGACTATCTTGGTTACCTGAAAATCAACAGCGGACAACTAAACGTCATAATGCCGTTTGACTTATCCCATTTCAACtcacatattgaaaacataaacTCAGCCCTGACCATAGCTCaagatttatgtaaaaagaCTGGATTGGCTCAAGTCGAAATAAGCTGTCATAATATGATAAGTCCTTTGGTTGCGCGATATTCAGATATGTATAAGGAATTTTCGTCCATTTCACATTTATTAGAGAAAAGATCAAAACGAGCTTTGATAGGTGGAGCAggaacaataataaaacaaatattcggAAATTTAGATGAAACCGACGGTCTCCGGTTTAATGATGCCATTACTTCTCTacatgaaaatcaaattaaattggcTTCACtgatgaaaaacaatattttattaactacatcaaCAATCTCATCATATAATGATacagtaaacaaaataagggtcaatgaaatcaatttaaataaggcTATCGACAAACTCTCAATAAAACTAGCAAACGTCACTAATGCAACAAATCAAATgttgttacattttaatatgtatcaaattcttaataatttagaaaCCTCAATCTTAACTTTATCATTCCAACTGGAAGATTTAACAAATGCAGTTCTATTTGGCGACCGAAATATTCTGCATCCATCAGTAATTACCCcgcaacaattatttaaagagCTCGTCGATAACCATCAATATTTGCCTAACGATCTGAAATTACCTGGAAAATTAGATTTAAGTTccattaatgttattataaatgtatcTAGGCTAATTTATCACTATACtaacaataagatattttttatattacagataCCTTTAGTCTCTATCActgaatatgttttatttcacaGTGTTGCTCTACCAACGCCACATAATCTAGATAAGCCCAATACTTTTAGTCTCATATTACCCAGCTCTAAATACATAGCAATGACAAAAGACAAAACACATTATTGTACCTTAAATGATCTAGATATTTGTAAGAATATTGTCCCTGGAAACTATATTTGTGATATAACAAACATTTACTCCTCAGGAATGAAACCCATTTGTGAAAGTGAATTTATGACGAAAATGATAagtgaaacacccaaaaattgtgaataCCAATTTATTTACGGTCATTTAGATATTTGGAAATCCATAGAGAACAACAAATGGTTATTCATACAATCTGCATCGAACAAAGTTTCCATAGATTgtcgaaactcaaaaattttcgaATTTGACATTTTAGGTACCGGCATACTCACGCTACCCAGTAATTGTATTGGATATTGTAAAAGTACTACTTTAATTCCTAAGTATAATTCGTTAAATGTTTCTGTACCCATTGGTTAtccaagttttaatttgttaagtgataactgttgtaacataactaaatttaatcaaCTCAGTTATAATGTATCCCCTATTGAACTACAGAACATAGATTtagatgattttaaattaaataaacacattttcttAAACCAACTTCAGAACATAGACAAAATTATAGAAAGTCCACACATTATTAAATACGGGATACATTATTCTGTTCTAACTATattcatttgtgtaataatattattttatgtttcgtataaattttataaatgtgtaaGACCTGGCAGCAGACCTAAAGTAACGATaccaaaagtaatatttaaaacaaaatcagaAGATATAGAAAGTAATAATTCCGGACTTCACGAAATTCCATCACCTTCTATTAGAACGAAGATTTAA